A single bacterium DNA region contains:
- a CDS encoding twin-arginine translocase TatA/TatE family subunit has product MFNIGLGELLVVFLFALIFWGPGSLPEIGRNLGRFTRKVRDFALDVRASLGPATKEFDELRSTVDEIRNPVATFAREVFSPESGDYRPPKRKQENIKAEAADGAAEEASYSDAASKPARPAREAEPIDDYLGSGDG; this is encoded by the coding sequence GTGTTCAATATAGGCCTGGGCGAGCTGCTCGTCGTCTTCCTCTTCGCGTTGATTTTTTGGGGCCCCGGCTCTCTGCCGGAAATCGGCCGCAACCTGGGCAGGTTCACGCGCAAAGTGCGCGACTTCGCGCTGGACGTGCGCGCGTCGCTTGGCCCCGCAACGAAGGAGTTCGACGAGCTGCGAAGCACCGTGGACGAGATACGGAATCCCGTCGCTACGTTCGCGCGCGAGGTGTTTTCACCCGAATCCGGCGACTACCGTCCGCCGAAGCGCAAACAGGAGAACATAAAGGCGGAAGCCGCGGACGGCGCCGCAGAAGAAGCTTCCTACTCCGATGCCGCATCCAAGCCCGCCAGGCCCGCGCGCGAAGCCGAGCCGATTGACGACTACCTGGGGAGCGGCGATGGATAG